A genomic segment from Candidatus Neomarinimicrobiota bacterium encodes:
- a CDS encoding prevent-host-death protein, with translation METITAQEIKRRGISAVDDSLKNGPVHIIKNNKPQYVVMDEESYLALISESETAYEARLQIALAEVKKGDLRSFKNVDELITAIDSEKE, from the coding sequence ATGGAAACAATTACTGCCCAAGAAATAAAGCGTCGTGGTATTTCAGCTGTGGATGATAGTCTAAAAAATGGGCCGGTTCACATCATCAAAAATAATAAACCCCAATATGTTGTTATGGACGAAGAAAGCTATTTGGCCTTGATTTCTGAAAGTGAAACTGCTTATGAAGCTCGATTACAAATTGCATTGGCAGAAGTTAAAAAAGGAGACCTTCGTTCTTTTAAAAATGTCGATGAATTAATAACTGCTATTGATTCTGAAAAAGAATAA
- a CDS encoding plasmid stabilization protein, with amino-acid sequence MYTIQTPPAFLRTAKKFFKFHPDLKERFHSIIEILHKHPTHSSLKLHSLSGKLKGLHGISLTYKYRITLMFKIENKTIILLDIGNHDEVYSK; translated from the coding sequence TTGTACACTATACAAACACCGCCTGCATTTTTACGAACTGCAAAAAAGTTCTTTAAATTTCACCCAGATTTAAAAGAAAGGTTTCATTCTATAATAGAAATTTTACACAAACACCCGACTCACTCATCTTTAAAACTTCACTCTTTAAGTGGCAAGCTAAAAGGCCTTCATGGAATCAGCTTGACATATAAATACAGAATTACACTTATGTTTAAAATCGAAAACAAAACGATTATTCTGTTAGATATTGGCAACCATGATGAAGTATATAGTAAATAG